In Oreochromis aureus strain Israel breed Guangdong linkage group 20, ZZ_aureus, whole genome shotgun sequence, the following are encoded in one genomic region:
- the tmem9 gene encoding transmembrane protein 9 has translation MSCGWGRSWMFAAAAVVTVFLLDVVVFARAKSFEDVRCKCICPPYRNITGHIYNRNFSQKDCNCLHVVEPMPVPGHDVEAYCLLCECKYEERSSNTIKVTIIIYLSVVGALLLYMLFLLLVDPLIRKHDPYTQPLHNEEDSEEMRPQPESSSQARGNTVLERVEGAQQRWKKQVQEQRKTVFDRHKLLS, from the exons ATGTCGTGTGGTTGGGGAAGATCctggatgtttgctgcagccgcAGTGGTGACCGTGTTTCTGCTGGATGTTGTCGTTTTTGCTCGAGCTAAG AGCTTTGAGGATGTCCGCTGCAAATGCATCTGCCCGCCCTACAGAAACATTACTGGTCACATCTATAACAGAAATTTCTCCCAGAAAGATTG CAACTGCCTGCATGTAGTGGAGCCCATGCCTGTTCCTGGCCATGATGTGGAAGCCTACTGTCTGCTTTGTGAGTGCAAGTATGAAGAACGAAGCAGCAACACAATTAAG GTGACCATCATCATTTACCTGTCGGTTGTGGGCGCCCTGCTCCTCTACATGCTCTTCCTGCTACTGGTTGATCCTCTTATCCGCAAGCATGACCCGTACACCCAGCCGCTGCACAATGAGGAAGACTCTGAG GAGATGCGTCCGcagccagagagcagcagccaGGCCAGAGGAAACACAGTGCTGGAGCGGGTTGAGGGAGCACAGCAGCGCTGGAAAAAGCAGGTCCAGGAGCAGCGCAAAACAGTCTTTGACCGCCACAAGTTGTTAAGTTAA